GGGTGGTGGAAGGGATTCGGGTTTCCGACGGCGTTGCCTCACCGTGACGGGGATGAGGCCCGTCACCAACGCCGCCGTCGACCGTTCACATCACCAAGCTCCTCCTGCGCAAAGTCTAGCGTTGCGCGTCGTCGTCATCGACGACCGGCGCGCTCACTTCCTCATGAATGCTGGCCGCAACCAAAAGCCAGTTCGTTGGTCCGGCGATGGTGATCGCCTCCCAGCGCACCGGTCCGACGCCGCGGGCAAAATCGGCGGTCCAGCCGAAATCGGTGCAGTCGATCCAGCCGCCGCCAATCTCGCGCGCGCCGTCGAAACGGCCCGCCGGGGTGTTGACCACGGCGTAGTCGTCGAGCAGTTGCAGTGACTGCAGGCAGTCGCTGAATTCCTCCGGCAGCGGCCAGCGCTGGCCGACGGCCGCGTCAAAGTGCAGGTACAGGTTGCCCGGACCGCCGGGAAACGCCGACCAGAACAGATTGCCTTCCGTGTCGCGCCGCACCCAGCCGCCGTCGCCGGAAAATCCCGGCCAGGTGGTGCGCACGTGGTAGTAGGTGCGTCCCGCAACCTTGGTGCGCGCGTCGATCAAGACCGTGTCGCGTCCCAGCGGCTGTGTCGATTCGTTGTAGGCGGCAGTGTAACGATCGAAAAACCAGCGATTGCCAACCGACAGCGGGAAGTAAGACTCCCCGGCCGGCACCACATCGACTGCATGCTGGTTGCATCCGGCGAGGAGGAGTGTCAGCGCGAGATAGAAGTAACGTTTCAACGACATGTTCTGCCTCTCCCTGCTGCGTTTACCGATGAGAGGCGGGGTTTATTCCCCTGTCCCGGAGGGCGATTTGGCGAAGGGCCGTAACGTATTTGTGCACAATGCGTTGCAGCCCCCCAACCGTCATTCCAAGGTCGGTGACCTTCGGCGCAGCCGAGGGACGCTGACCGTGGAATCTTTGTTCCCCCCGACCGCGACAACAAAGATTCCAGGCCCGCAGAGAGCGCGGGCCTGGAATGACGGGTACTTGCCGAAAACGACGGCGGCGGGCCTCGGACCCGCCACTACACTTCGTCGCGACCCAATGTAGGGGCGGGTGAGACCTGCCCTTGCCCGCTTTCAGCCCTTGGCGCTACTGCTTCGGGGTAGGCAGGCGTTTGCGCATGCTCTGGTAACGATCCTGATACTTGGGCAGATTGTCGACGGAGCGCGGCATCGCGGCAATCTGCGCATCGATCCTCGCCAGACGCTCCTGCGTGTCCGGATGAGTGGACGTCAGCGATTCGAACACGCTGCGCTGCCCGTCATCGCCGGAGAGTGCGGCCAGTTTCTTGAACATGGTGCGCGCGCCATCGGGGTTGTAGCCGGCTTCCTTCATGTAATGGACGCCATATTCATCGGCTTCGAGTTCATGCCCACGGCCGTAGCCGGTCAGCCCCAGTCCGAGCACAATCCCCGCCACCTGTCCCCAGGCGCCCTCGGAGCGCTCGCCAAGGACGATCTGCAAAAGGACCGATGCGCCCAGCGCGGTCTGCAGGTGCTTGACCGAGTGACGTCCCACCACATGCGAGATTTCATGCGCCATCACCGCGGCCAGCTCGGCCTCATCCTCCATCATGTTGAGGATACCGGTGTAGAAGTAGACATACCCGCCGGGGGTAGCAAAGGCGTTGATCTGATCCGACTCGATCACCGCGAAGTGGTATTCGATCTCCTGACGGTCGCAGACCTTCACGATCCGTTGGCCGAC
This is a stretch of genomic DNA from bacterium. It encodes these proteins:
- a CDS encoding M48 family metallopeptidase, translating into MKRLLLIAGLLATSLTATCVTTGPGGKQSLILISDAQEVEIGQQVDAEVRSTEKLLPDSAWQRYLADVGQRIVKVCDRQEIEYHFAVIESDQINAFATPGGYVYFYTGILNMMEDEAELAAVMAHEISHVVGRHSVKHLQTALGASVLLQIVLGERSEGAWGQVAGIVLGLGLTGYGRGHELEADEYGVHYMKEAGYNPDGARTMFKKLAALSGDDGQRSVFESLTSTHPDTQERLARIDAQIAAMPRSVDNLPKYQDRYQSMRKRLPTPKQ